In the genome of Anabaena cylindrica PCC 7122, the window CCGTAAAACTATGATGCTGGGTTTAATACTTATGGGTATTAGCGCTCCTTTATTTCCCTGGACAACCCAACTATCTTTATGGTTTGTTATCCGCATTATTATGGGTTTTGGTTGTTGTTTGTACTTAGTTTGTGGGCAAACAGCATTAAATTACTTCTGTCATGATAGCAATCGAGCAATTACCAATGGTTTGTATGCACTGGCATTTTCCTTGGGATTTGGTATTGGGCCAGTTATCGGTTCTTCTCTCTACAATATTTCTCCAAAATTAACTTTTTCGTTAGGTAGTCTTTTAATTATCTGCGGTATAGTTGCAGTTTCCTTGGGATTACCAGAAAAGCCAGTAGTTTTTCAAGCTACTGCACGAATAAAACTAATGAAAAAGTTAAAACTGCCTTTACAAAGTGCATTTGCTTATGGTTTTACTGAAGCTACATTGGTTTCTTTGTACCCAGTTTATTTACTACAACAAAATTATAGTGTAGAGCAGATAGGTCTGACATTTGCTGTATTTGTGTTTGGCGGTTTAATTGCAACTGTGCCAATTACTCATTTAGCAGATCGTTTTGGTAGATTAAAGATTCTTTTAGCAACTATGTGTGTTGCACTGTTGTCAATCTTGTCTCTGGGAATAGTTACAAATAACATAACTATTCAAATACTGACATTTATTATTGGAGCAAGTGTCAGTCCGATTCTGCCTCTATCAATAGCAATGATGGGAGATGAACTTTCTAGAAATGAGTTATCTTCTGGAAGTGCTTTACTCACAACAATATATAGTTTCGGATGTACATTGGGTCCGATACTTTCTTCCCTCATCATGCAAATCTTTGGCAGAAATCAAGTATTTATTTTATCAGCCACTACTTTTATAATCATAGCTTCATACATAATCAGGGAATTGCACAAACTTGAAAGAGCATATTAACCCTGTTTTGTTACTCTCGGAAAACAATAATCTCAGCCAAATTCTGAGAGTTTGATTTAAGCCAGGTTTGAGGCTTTATTTCCTAACAGAAACTAAAATCTATAGATAAAAAGTAGAAACTAAAGCCTCGTAACCATTTGAGCGACTGGATTCTCCCAAAGTGACAAAAGAGGGTTAATCAAATCATCCACGAAGTATCATCAAAAAGGACATTTCTTTACTATGAAAGGACTGGAAACAAAAATTGCATCTGTAACTAATGCTGTCACCAATACTAGCTTAGTTAAGTTTTTAACAGACAATCAAAATTCATTTTTTGCGTGGATACAAAATATTAGCAGCGATCATGATACCTCATTGTCTAGAAATAACTCTGAAATGCAGCTTCCACAAAAACATTCTCTAACCGAAGAAGTCATTAAAAATTGGTTAGTTTTCTATCTCTCCAAGCTGTTATTAGTGAATCACAATGAGATTAACACTCATCTCCCCCTGGAATATTACGGAATAACTTCCCTAGAGGCGC includes:
- a CDS encoding MFS transporter yields the protein MQNLSSTKSSSPFSTGLPALYIIALLSGTSLGLFNPFISTLMAQYQVSDLWIGANSTVYFLMIALGTPLVAKILHRIGLRKTMMLGLILMGISAPLFPWTTQLSLWFVIRIIMGFGCCLYLVCGQTALNYFCHDSNRAITNGLYALAFSLGFGIGPVIGSSLYNISPKLTFSLGSLLIICGIVAVSLGLPEKPVVFQATARIKLMKKLKLPLQSAFAYGFTEATLVSLYPVYLLQQNYSVEQIGLTFAVFVFGGLIATVPITHLADRFGRLKILLATMCVALLSILSLGIVTNNITIQILTFIIGASVSPILPLSIAMMGDELSRNELSSGSALLTTIYSFGCTLGPILSSLIMQIFGRNQVFILSATTFIIIASYIIRELHKLERAY
- a CDS encoding acyl carrier protein, which produces MKGLETKIASVTNAVTNTSLVKFLTDNQNSFFAWIQNISSDHDTSLSRNNSEMQLPQKHSLTEEVIKNWLVFYLSKLLLVNHNEINTHLPLEYYGITSLEALRLTHAMEVWLGYRLSLELVYKYPTVEVLAQYLAKEVEYVCVS